Part of the Micrococcales bacterium genome is shown below.
CTGCCGGTTTTGCCGGCGCTGGTGCTGTTCCATGCGGGCATCGAGCATGGCGCCGAAGTCGGCTTCAAAGCTGCCATCCTCCAGCCGGGTGACCATTTCGCCCATCCGGCGCACCCTGGGAACCAGGCCAGCCGCCGCCTCGACCGGATTGGTCAAGAGCTTGCTAGCCGCCTCGGTCAGCATTGAGAAGGTTGATCCCTTGTTCGCCACATAGGGTGTGGCTGTGGCCAGCATGTCCAGTTCAGGGTCCAAGACCAGGCACAGGCCAATCACGGTGATCAGGGATTTGAATAGGAAAGTGGTTTGGCCTGGCAGGTTGATGGGCTGGGCATAAATGAACCGCTGGATTTGGCCTAGGACCTCAGAGTCAATCGACAATTGGACGGAGCCATCCATCATGGCGTCGAGAAATGAGGCTCCGGTGTAGAAGCCGGCCACTTCGCCCACCAGGGTGTCTATATAAGGCGCAATCAAATCAGCCAGCCCGCGGGTGTCTGCCCCAGGCCCAAGAAAGCCCAACGATTTCATCGAAGCGACAATGCCGGCGGCGTCTCGCCTGACCAGTGCCGCCACCAGCCAGGTGTATTCCTGGCGGGCCTGAGGCGTGACCTGGCCCACCATGCCGAAATCGATCAGCTCGATGGTGCCGTCTTGGCGCACAAAAACGTTTCCTGGATGAGGGTCGGCGTGGTAGTGGCCGGATTCGATGACCATCTCGAAGAACAAGCCGGCCAGGCTGACGGCCAGTTTGTTCCGGTCAAGGCCCCAGGCGTCGATAGTCGCCAGGTCGTCGATTGGTACCCCGGCCATGTATTCCATGGTTAGCACCCGCTTGGTTGACTGCGGCCAGTAGATCCGGGGGATATCAACATGCGGGTTGAACAGCAGTTCGCGTTGAAAGGCCTCGGCACTATGGGCTTCTTTGACGTAGTCAAGTTCGTCAGAAAAGGTGGCGCCGAAATCGGCCTCCAAGCCGGCCAGATCAGTGTAGCGACCCAGGTCAGTCAGTCGACCAAGCCAGCGCAGCAGCACTCGCAGGCTGCGCAGATCGGTCTCAACCAGATCCTCAATCCCAGGCCGGAGTACCTTGACGGCGACGTCAGCGCCATCAGGCAAGCGAGCCCGGTGAACTTGTCCCAAGGAGGCCGCCGCCACTGGCTCGCGGTCAAAACTGGTGTAGACCGACGCCAGTGGTTGCCCCAGTTCAGCCTCGATCACTTCGACAATCTGATCAGTTGGCACCGGCGGCACGGCATCACGCAGCTCGGACAGAACCTCGATGTACTCCTTGGGCATCAAGTCGATCCGGACAGATAGGAACTGCCCAACTTTGATTATCAACCCGCCCATTTGGGCGGCAAAACGAACGAATTGCCTGGCTTGGCGGGTGTAGAGGGCGCTGGTGGCTTTGGCTTGCCGTGACCGGCGCAGGTGCCCCAGGCGCTTGTGCACCCATAGTTCAACGGCGAAACGCAGGGCCAGCCCGAGTGTTCTGATGTAACGGGCTGTTCCCGGCTGGCTCATGCCGATGAGTCTACGTTGGCATCTCCAGGCGCCTTGGGCTCGTCTTCGCCTGAGGTTTGGTCAGCGGCTTCTTGATCCGCCGCCGCGGTGAAGGCTTCCATAAAGCTTTGGGTGCTGGTGCCAAGTTTGTTTAGCTTGGCCATAAAGAAATCGGCGAACTTCTCAAAGACATCGGCCTTGATCAGGACGACCGAATCGTTGACCTTGTTGCCAAAGACCATCAGCTTGTCGCCAGCTTCAATGCCGAGTTCCCGCCGGGCGTCGGCCGGTAAGGAAATCTGGCCGCGCTCAGAAACTGTGGCGGCGCCGTAAATACGGCCGGGGCGCGGTAGGTGCTGCCAGGGAAAGCTGCCCGGACTGGTTGGATTGGTTGCCATCTTGGCCTCCTGTTGTAGTCGAGTGTCGTTTGGCCGCCTCGGGCCTCTTTCACATACATTACATGATTTTCATGCAAAACATACAATTGGCCGATGCCGCGGAGTCGGGCTGCAGAAACTGGCCCAATTCCGTGGAGTCTAGTCCCACGGAATCAGTGCTGGCGCCTGGGCCAAGCGGCTAAATGAGGTGGACCCAAATCCGGTCTTCGGGCAGCAGGGCTTCCTTGATGCCTTTGTCGAAGGTGGCCAGTTGGACCTTGGCGCTGGCGGCCAGGTTGGCTAGATGGAGATCGGTTACTTGTGCCGGTGCGACCAGTCCGGCCAAGTTAATGCTGGGTGCGGACAGCGACGACGAGTCGGTGATGAAGAAATGGCCGGATTGAGCCCTGAGGCTGGCCAGCGCGTCGAGCACCGACCGGCCTGACCAGGTGGTTCCAGTGACGGCCCGATTGAGCATCAATCTGACAAATCCGGCCTCGGTCATCGCAGTGGTGGCCCAGCGTTCCACCACTGCGAACCACTGGTGGGCGCGTTGGTGGTGGACATGGGCCGGGTTGGTTAGCGCTATCAGCACATTGACATCAAGCAGGAAACCGGCAGGCGCATCACGGTTCGTCGTCACGATGCCTCACCACCATCCGATCAGTAATGACGTGGCCGGGAGGGGCGTCGAACAGGGGGAACCCGTCTGGCGGGGCCGGCCTACCGGCCAGCGCCGTCAAAGCAATGTCAGAGACGGCTCGGCCCAGCGAGGTGCCCTCGGCGTTGGCTTTGGCCCGAGCCGCGGCCAGGACACGCTCATC
Proteins encoded:
- a CDS encoding VapC toxin family PIN domain ribonuclease; this encodes MTTNRDAPAGFLLDVNVLIALTNPAHVHHQRAHQWFAVVERWATTAMTEAGFVRLMLNRAVTGTTWSGRSVLDALASLRAQSGHFFITDSSSLSAPSINLAGLVAPAQVTDLHLANLAASAKVQLATFDKGIKEALLPEDRIWVHLI
- a CDS encoding AarF/UbiB family protein — encoded protein: MSQPGTARYIRTLGLALRFAVELWVHKRLGHLRRSRQAKATSALYTRQARQFVRFAAQMGGLIIKVGQFLSVRIDLMPKEYIEVLSELRDAVPPVPTDQIVEVIEAELGQPLASVYTSFDREPVAAASLGQVHRARLPDGADVAVKVLRPGIEDLVETDLRSLRVLLRWLGRLTDLGRYTDLAGLEADFGATFSDELDYVKEAHSAEAFQRELLFNPHVDIPRIYWPQSTKRVLTMEYMAGVPIDDLATIDAWGLDRNKLAVSLAGLFFEMVIESGHYHADPHPGNVFVRQDGTIELIDFGMVGQVTPQARQEYTWLVAALVRRDAAGIVASMKSLGFLGPGADTRGLADLIAPYIDTLVGEVAGFYTGASFLDAMMDGSVQLSIDSEVLGQIQRFIYAQPINLPGQTTFLFKSLITVIGLCLVLDPELDMLATATPYVANKGSTFSMLTEAASKLLTNPVEAAAGLVPRVRRMGEMVTRLEDGSFEADFGAMLDARMEQHQRRQNRQFRRTVAVAGGLAALFLGLKRRQRSS
- a CDS encoding AbrB/MazE/SpoVT family DNA-binding domain-containing protein, which codes for MATNPTSPGSFPWQHLPRPGRIYGAATVSERGQISLPADARRELGIEAGDKLMVFGNKVNDSVVLIKADVFEKFADFFMAKLNKLGTSTQSFMEAFTAAADQEAADQTSGEDEPKAPGDANVDSSA